A genome region from Arachis duranensis cultivar V14167 chromosome 6, aradu.V14167.gnm2.J7QH, whole genome shotgun sequence includes the following:
- the LOC107494228 gene encoding COP9 signalosome complex subunit 2, with protein sequence MASDADMEDYGFEYSDEEQEEQDVDIENQYYNSKGLVETDPEGALSGFAEVVRMEQEKAEWGFKALKQTVKLYYRLGRYKEMMEAYREMLTYIKSAVTRNYSEKCINSIMDYVSGSASQNFGLLQEFYQTTLKALEEAKNERLWFKTNLKLCKIFFDIGEYGRMSKILKELHKSCQREDGTDDHKKGTQLLEVYAIEIQMYTETKNNKKLKQLYQKALTIKSAIPHPRIMGIIHECGGKMHMAERQWAEAATDFFEAFKNYDEAGNHRRIQCLKYLVLANMLMESEVNPFDGQEAKPYKNDPEILAMTNLIAAYQRNEILEFEKILKSNRRTIMDDPFIRNYIEDLLKNIRTQVLLKLIKPYTRIRIPFISQELNVPEHDVEQLLVSLILDNRIQGHIDQVNRLLERSDRSKGMKKYTAIDKWNTQLKSLYQTISNRG encoded by the exons GTTTGGTTGAAACTGATCCAGAAGGTGCACTTTCTGGTTTTGCTGAGGTAGTGCGCATGGAACAAGAAAAGGCTGAATG GGGATTTAAAGCTCTAAAACAAACTGTCAAGCTCTACTATCGACTTGGGAGGTATAAAGAGATGATGGAAGCCTACAGGGAGATGTTGACTTATATTAAGTCTGCAGTGACTCGTAATTACAGTGAAAAATGCATAAACAGCATTATGGACTATGTCTCAGGTTCAGCTAGCCAGAACTTTGGTCTTCTGCAAGAATTCTACCAGACAACTTTGAAAGCccttgaagaagcaaagaaTGAG AGATTGTGGTTTAAGACAAATCTGAAGCTTTGTAAGATTTTCTTTGATATTGGTGAATATGGACGAATGAGCAAG ATCTTGAAGGAACTTCACAAATCTTGTCAAAGAGAAGATGGCACAGATGACCATAAGAAAGGAACCCAACTGTTGGAGGTTTATGCAATAGAAATCCAGATGTACACAGAGACCAAGAACAACAAAAAACTCAAG CAACTTTACCAGAAAGCACTTACTATTAAGTCAGCTATTCCCCATCCAAGAATAATGGGGATAATCCATGAATGTGGGGGTAAAATGCATATGGCAGAGCGCCAGTGGGCAGAAGCAGCTACTGACTTCTTTGAAGCTTTTAAGAATTATGATGAAGCTGGGAATCATAGGCGGATCCAATGCTTGAA GTACCTTGTTCTTGCCAACATGTTGATGGAGTCTGAAGTGAATCCTTTTGATGGACAGGAGGCTAAGCC ATACAAGAATGACCCGGAAATTTTGGCAATGACAAATTTGATAGCAGCCTATCAACGGAATGAAATATTGGAATTTGAGAAAATACTGAAG AGTAACAGAAGAACCATCATGGATGATCCATTTATCAGAAATTACATTGAGGATCTGCTGAAGAATATCAGAACACAAGTCTTGCTTAAGCTCATCAAACCATATACAAGGATAAGGATACCATTTATATCTCAG GAACTGAACGTTCCCGAACATGATGTTGAGCAGCTGCTTGTGTCACTGATTCTGGATAATAGAATTCAAGGACACATTGATCAAGTGAACAGGCTCTTGGAACGTTCTGATAG GTCGAAAGGAATGAAAAAGTACACTGCCATAGACAAATGGAACACACAGCTAAAATCTCTCTATCAAACAATCAGCAATAGAGGTTAG